A stretch of Besnoitia besnoiti strain Bb-Ger1 chromosome III, whole genome shotgun sequence DNA encodes these proteins:
- a CDS encoding hypothetical protein (encoded by transcript BESB_048260) yields the protein METSRLPPTPSRVNLSRGGAPDSSSLPSSSSLSSIAAQPSAPSAAGSSAASSLSALTGPSSLASSSLRPLASSSFAALASLRPDASFSASSPPAGRCGSSLLPSALASSHAPATSSYERMSREIWARIQDVKLLLPYRAAGSAEAQTAAAAAAALEEKLVRLEQSVAEIQRQVSADLALLPALPALLASAHAQRQKVQQLYARLLPAFSVSLLSSSALSPAPGGGSLGARRAEAGRRSGGRREGRKRREREGGAGGACTVESERTAAEEGKKESRKASAAEEEAEEDARGEQSGDSEPRDSREDSEPRAGGDAEDKPHG from the exons ATGGAGACCTCCAGGCTGCCGCCCACGCCGTCGCGTGTTAACCTCTCTCGAGGGGGCGCGCCAGactcttcctcgctgccgtcttcttcgagTCTCTCTTCTATCGCTGCgcagccttctgcgccgagcgccgcgggctcgtctgccgcttcttctctctctgctctcaCGGggccctcctctctcgcctcctcttcgctgcgtccgctggcttcttcttcgttcgccgctctcgcctccttgCGGCCAgacgcctccttctctgcgtcgtcgccgcctgcggggcGATGCGGCTCTTCTTtgctgccttctgcgctcgcgtcttcccacgcgccggcgacatCGTCCTACGAGCGCATGAGCCGCGAAATCTGGGCGCGCATCCAAGACGTGAAGCTCCTTCTCCCCTACAG agccgcgggcagcgcggaggcgcagaccgccgccgccgcagctgccgccctcgaagaGAAGCTTGTGAGGCTGGAACAGAGCGTTGCAGAGATCCAG AGGCAAGTCAGCGCAGACCTCGCGCtcctgcctgcgctgccggcgctgctcgcctcggcgcacgcgcagcgccagaaGGTCCAGCAGCTCtacgcgcgcctcctgcccgccttctccgtctcACTGCTGTCCTCTTCGGCGCTCTCtccggcgcctggcggcggctcgctcggcgcgcgcagagcggaggctgggcgccgcagcggcggccggcgtgaaggccgcaagcgccgcgagcgcgagggcggggcggggggggctTGCACGGTGGAGAGCGAGCGcactgcggcggaggaaggcaaGAAGGAGAGCAGGAAAGCGAgcgctgcggaagaagaagctgaagaggacgcccgcggcgagcagagtggagacagcgagccgcgcgacagccgcgaagACTCCGaaccgcgcgcaggcggggacgcagaggacaAACCGCATGGGTAG
- a CDS encoding hypothetical protein (encoded by transcript BESB_048270) encodes MRRRRPSGAQGLPESPSSSPFVDGSLLSPSPRLFSALQQPACVAAPSRSPRCGTASSGAPFLSASPSGVRLVGAGGRALQPRLRLSRTRVLLLLFLCSLSSTSAFFRADLVWGTTRAAPPRRLQEDFSALPPFPFFSLPVDFESQNDSPPSSSSSPSSATGPSASSAGRPPSDSAASASSWRRLPHPFSSVHLLARPRSRSVYPELQPVARPSPLSSPASLLVYRGAVLPSGSPAAPLSASSSALSWSKCLSNLSEGCFSPLSSQLFPVALPSRLLDQVQSHAAERKQKARAPLDAAQNATGLSFAEVADATGEEEPTREWGPFFVRVRGFVETAELRAEIQSANDSEFFAATIDARASWRFAHSKRRPPAPRDSVEAAEREALPLRKPLAPNAPHASHASGPSAALAAAPPSYSAASPAPPSDAPAVSAVTLSAAGASSDPRRAPADRAAEDDSSGGDGPAAASASAAAHPPGDSEPPAGTSLEPTAGTDKAAAAAEDIPQSQEKGTESGAASASSSDSNASASASPVESASPRSISSRLRFISSLLSGAPGRAFSWAFASEPWPPRGSWLAERPLARAQALFVDACIAIYRLPASPASSTPSSASPSASPVEAAETRAGAGGRRVVGGGAPGRELSLREGAERPQGLAASGADEEEISSAEARGSAADDFPTSCEEAFRRADAAEPNRGGDASQGAVNLSEEEEEEDALFTSKGSLADASAATRPDSAQVSPASAAASASPPSPSPASETPVSSSASSPAVSPGRSPASSSSAAAQAPAWGPNSPPVFCSPVVHASSLRQYLSFQLPQDFVLFLLSRYDLHVIGSPGELVGRSQPPSRASPSASPSASPSSPTSSPLSLWPAPPLRVIARRLETRPDAGPDVAAASAAALAVDPKSAASPVEPGARTSDAEGSPNGKPKARLGVCYRGPHEARRNAILFAGVEELGKPLLAHEAAPPPPAGALKAAPTRVGWSQEMFDVGELLFHRAPTLSLSLNDDDDASSSGAPAPSAAAGRGEGDKGKTAKKDEKKDGNEEADAIRFAAARAANSPAWASSVYLEMHDKETVHMRRFINAGWSYGKDLQGYNFTSFNRLVLKSVKRHSPFHCPGFWEEHAFFGVAPVAFARPSQSTTDPNLETLHFEMEERHRDESSAPLYDGGFLPPPHLRTFACFYANEADPQGLAVAEVLFVMDSRDAVMIVFFVLSLVMGVPICCGISFSCHALKHRRLRRALRRLRLVQQRDAIEMHLMSELGVSQQIEEEDEEDDEEEEEDFAGTETERTSHANEAGPLER; translated from the exons atgaggcggcggcgcccctctGGCGCGCAGGGGCTGCCCGAGAgcccttcgtcttctccctttGTCGACGGGAGCCTcctttctccgtcgcctcgtctcttTTCCGCTCTCCAACAGCCTGCCTGTGTTGCCGCTCCTTcgcggtctcctcgctgcggcacAGCCAGCTCCGGCGCCCCCTTTTTGTCTGCTTCCCCTTCCGGTGTGCGTCTggtcggcgctggcggcagagCCCTCCAGCCCCGGCTTCGTCTGTCCCGCACCCGTGTGCTGCTCCTCCTGTTTCTGTGCTCTCTTTCGTCTACCTCGGCGTTTTTTCGCGCGGATCTCGTCTGGGGCACCACCCGCGctgctcctccgcgtcggctgcaGGAGGATTTTTCGGCCCTGCCGCCCttccccttcttctctctccctgtgGACTTCGAATCCCAGAATgattcgccgccttcttcctcttcctccccgTCCTCTGCAACGGGGCCGTCAGCCTCCTCTGCAGGGCGTCCCCCGTCGGactccgccgcttccgcgtcctcgtggAGACGGCTGCCGCATCCCTTCTCCTCAGTCCACctgctggcgcggccgcgaagccgctCTGTCTATCCGGAGCTCCAGCCGGTCGCCAggccctcgccgctgtcgtctcccgcgtccCTGCTCGTTTACCGCGGTGCCGTTCTGCCGTCTGGCTcccctgccgcgccgctctccgcttcgtcctccgctctctcttgGTCTAAGTGCCTCTCGAACCTCTCTGAAGGCTGCTTCAGCCCGCTCAGCAGCCAGCTCTTCCCCGTGGCCTTGCCCTCTCGGCTTCTAGACCAGGTCCAGAGCCACGCGGCAGAACGGAAGCAGAAagcacgcgcgcctctcgatGCGGCGCAGAACGCGACCGGCCTGTCCTTCGCGGAGGTCGCGGACGCGACAGGTGAAGAAGAGCCGACGCGAGAATGGGGCCCCTTCTTCGTGAGAGTTCGAGGCTTCGTCGAGACtgcggagctccgcgcggAGATCCAGTCTGCGAATGACTCGGAGTTCTTTGCGGCAACGAtcgacgcacgcgcgagctGGAGGTTCGCCCACTCCAAACGAAGGCCCCCTGCACCGCGAGATTCCGTTGAGGcagccgagcgcgaggcgctgccccTGCGGAAGCCTCTCGCACCCAACGCCCCGCACGCCTCTCACGCCTCagggccttccgccgccctcgccgccgcgccgccgagctactctgcggcctcgcccgcgccgccaagCGACGCACCTGCGGTGTCCGCCGTTactctctctgcggcaggcgcttcttcggacccgcgccgcgcaccaGCGGatcgcgccgcagaagacgactcgagcggaggagacggacccgcagcggcgtcggcgtctgctgccgcgcacCCTCCGGGGGACAGCGAGCCTCCCGCGGGGACGAGCCTCGAGCCGACAGCGGGCACGGacaaggcggcggcagcggcagaggaCATTCCTCAGAGCCAAGAAAAAGGCACCGAATCCGGCGCAGCTTCCGCGTCGAGTTCGGACTCAAacgcttctgcctctgcgtctcctgttGAGTCTGCGAGTCCGCGCTCGAtctcttcgcggctgcgcttcATCTCTTCACTCCTCTCGGGGGCGCCCggtcgcgccttctcgtgggccttcgcctcagagccctggccgccgcgcgggagtTGGCTGGCGGAGAGGCCCCTGGCGCGCGCTCAGGCGCTCTTCGTGGATGCATGCATTGCGATCTACcgcctgcctgcgtcgcctgcttcgtctacgccgtcctccgcttctccctctgcttctccagtGGAGGCTGCTGAgacccgcgcgggcgccggggggaggcgcgtggtgggcggcggcgcgccggggcGGGAGCTGAGCCTCCGCGAGGGAGCCGAACGGCCTCAGGGGCTtgccgcctctggcgccgacgaagaggagataagctccgcggaggcgcgcgggtccgccgcggacgacTTCCCCACGTCGTGCGAGGAGGCCTTccggcgcgcggacgccgccgagcccAACCGCGGAGGCGATGCCAGCCAGGGCGCCGTAAACCTCtctgaggaggaagaggaggaggatgcACTCTTTACGAGCAAGGGGAGTCTCGCGGATGcgtcggcagcgacgcgaccAGACTCTGCTCAGGTCTCccctgcctctgctgcggcgtctgcctctcccccgtcgccttcgcctgcgagcgagacgccagtctcgtcctctgcgtcgtctccggcTGTGTCTCCTggtcgctcgcctgcgtcgtcgtcttcggcggccgcgcaggcgcctgcgtgggGCCCGAACTCGCCGCCCGTGTTCTGCAGCCCCGTCGTCCACGCGAGCAGCCTCCGCCAGTACTTGTCTTTTCAGCTTCCTCAGGACTTCGTTCTTTTCCTCCTTTCCCGCTACGACCTGCACGTCATCGGCAGCCCTGGCGAGCTGGTGGGGCGttcgcagccgccgtcgcgcgcgtcgccctctgcgtcgccctctgcgtcgccctcctcccctacctcgtctccgctgtctctgtggcctgctcctccgctccgcgtcatcgcgcggcgcctggagaCGCGCCCAGACGCCGGCCCcgacgtcgcggcggcctccgcggcggcgctcgccgtcgatCCGAAGTCAGCCGCGTCTCCAGTGGAGCCCGGCGCGCGCACctcagacgcagaaggctcGCCGAATGGCAAGCCCAAGGCGCGGCTGGGCGTCTGCTACCGGGGCCCGcacgaggcgaggcggaatGCGATCCTGTTCGCAGGCGTGGAGGAGCTGGGAAAACCGCTTCTGGCTCAcgaggctgcgcctcctcctccggcggGGGCTTtgaaggccgcgccgacgcgcgtcGGCTGGTCGCAAGAGATGTTTGACGTCGGGGAGCTCCTCTTCCACCGAGCGCCGACgctatctctctctctgaacGACGATGACGACGCCTCATCGTcgggggcgcctgcgccttcagcagcggcggggcggggcgagggcgacaagGGGAAAACCGCAAAgaaggacgagaagaaggaTGGAAatgaggaggcagacgcgattcgcttcgcagccgcgcgcgccgcgaactcTCCGGCTTGGGCCAGCTCCGTTTACTTGGAAATGCACGACAAAGAGACCGTCCACATGCGCCGATTCATCAACGCCGGATGGAGCTACGGAAAAGATCTGC AGGGATACAACTTCACGTCTTTCAATCGCCTCGTCCTGAAGTCTGTCAAGCGTCACTCGCCTTTTCATTGCCCAG gcttCTGGGAGGAAcacgccttcttcggcgtcgcgcccgtGGCgttcgcgcggccttcgcaaAGTACAACGGATCCCAACCTCGAGACGCTGCACTTTGA AATGGAAGAGCGGCACCGCGACGAGAGTTCTGCGCCGCTTTACGACGGAGGCTTTTTGCCGCCACCCCACCTGCGCACCTTCGCGTGCTTCTACGCCAACGAAGCAGATCCCCagggcctcgccgtcgcggaagTCCTCTTTGTCATGG ACTCTAGAGACGCGGTGATgatcgtcttcttcgtcctcagtTTGGTCATGGGCGTTCCGATCTGCTGCGGAATCTCCTTTTCGTGCCATGCCCTTAAGCACCGCAG actcaggagggcgctgcggcgccttcgcctcgttcAACAGCGCGACGCG ATTGAGATGCACTTAATGAGCGAGCTCGGCGTCTCGCAGCAGatcgaggaagaagatgaagaggacgatgaagaagaagaggaggattTCGCGGGCacggagacggagagaacGAGCCACGCGAACGAGGCTGGCCCCCTGGAGCGATGA
- a CDS encoding hypothetical protein (encoded by transcript BESB_048250), which translates to MEQAPSFEEEVVSEQKQSPLEENERAREELRAFESFLDQVLHEARTFLPRAPGGSGSRADPNSLGCSSSAPSSSSTCASSATAFTRTREEEALLHLERLREASEKLAMIRRRNCSGSDGEERRRKLQAATISRMEEQLIQERDRLAAPKKTFSFRKKASDKPSRASSALAAAGHDKREKDLEGKPDASCAVSCEREEGEEETLGPHVILIEKRQQETIIFGPGELGGRELLLRDLDQCLVVVSEKIPAARVRRLSSCLVFFSEIASSLWLFGCTKSLFALKTQQLRVHDSSDTAFLLDIFSSPIIERTRGAVFGPQLLELRVASPRGNSATEASGGESDAEENLLWRDVKDFDWIKKQASPHWEALPLCPPFGFFRAPLALHGASSETASRLVLERDAPEWFSVGALRAAASASDLAKRAAREAVARAAESVPAHAEQDEDEI; encoded by the exons ATGGAGCAAGCGCCCAGCTTCGAGGAGGAGGTAGTGTCTGAGCAAAAGCAGAGCCCCTTAGAGGAGAATGAGCGAGCTCGAGAAGAGCTGAGAGCCTTCGAAAGTTTCCTCGACCAAGTGCTTCACG AGGCACGCACGTTTCTTCCGCGAGCTcctggcggcagcggctcgcgagcGGACCCCAATTCTCTCGGCTGTTCTTCGTCAGccccttcctcgtcttctacCTGCGCCTCTTCAGCGACTGCCTTCACACGAaccagagaggaagaggcgcttCTTCATCTCGAGCGCCTTCGGGAAGCCTCAGAAAAGCTGGCGATGATTCGCCGGCGAAACTGCTCCGGAAGCGATGGcgaggagcggagacgcaaGTTGCAGGCAGCT ACGATATCTCGCATGGAGGAGCAGCTGATTCAGGAGCGCGATCGACTCgctgcgccgaagaagacatTCTCATTTCGGAAGAAGGCGTCAGATAAGCCATCCCGCGCCTCTTCAGCTTTGGCTGCGGCCGGTCAtgacaagagagagaaagacctGGAGGGGAAACCTGACGCATCATGCGCCGTGTcatgcgagagagaagagggcgaagaagagacgctAGGCCCTCACGTTATTCTCATCGAAAAGCGGCAACAGGAAAC AATTATATTCGGTCCTGGCGAACTCGGAGGACGAGAACTGTTGCTCCGAGACCTC GATCAatgcctcgtcgtcgtttcAGAAAAGatccccgcggcgcgcgtccggCGACTCTCCTCTTGCCTTGTCTT TTTTTCGGAGATCGCAAGCTCGCTGTGGCTCTTCGGATGTACCAAGTCGCTCTTCGCGTTGAAAACGCAACAG CTGCGAGTCCACGATAGCTCGGACACTGCGTTTCTCCTCGACATCTTCTCATCGCCGATCATTGAGCG gaCGCGTGGCGCAGTCTTTGgtccgcagctgctcgagcTCCGAGTTGCCTCCCCCCGGGGCAACTCTGCCACAGAGGCGAGTGGAGGGgaaagcgacgccgaggaaaaCTTGTTATGGCGAGATGTTAAGGACTTTGACTGGATCAAGAAACAG GCCTCTCCGCACTGGGAAgcgcttcctctctgtccGCCGTTTGGCtttttccgcgcgccgctcgcgctgcatgGCGCGAGTTCGGAGACAG CATCGCGCCTCGTTTTGGAGCGGGACGCGCCCGAGTGGTTTTCGGTTGGAGCCCTAcgggccgccgcgtctgcatcgGACCTTGCgaagcgcgccgctcgcgaggcggtcgcccgcgctgcagaaAGTGTGCCCGCACACGCAGAacaagacgaagacgagatcTGA